From a region of the Mycobacteroides saopaulense genome:
- the sucD gene encoding succinate--CoA ligase subunit alpha, with product MSIFLNAESKVIVQGITGGEGTKHTALMLKAGTQVVGGVNARKAGTTVSHVDKSGQSVDLPVFGSVAEAIKETGADVSIAFVPPAFSKDAIIEAIDAEIPLLVVITEGIPVQDSAYAWAYNVEKGNKTRIIGPNCPGIITPGEALVGITPNNITGTGPVGLVSKSGTLTYQMMYELRDFGFSTAIGIGGDPVIGTTHIDAIEAFEKDPETKIIVMIGEIGGDAEERAADYIKANVSKPVVGYVAGFTAPEGKTMGHAGAIVSGSSGTAQAKKEALEAAGVKVGKTPSETAKLAREILQSL from the coding sequence ATGTCTATATTCCTGAACGCAGAATCCAAGGTCATCGTCCAGGGCATCACCGGCGGTGAGGGCACCAAGCACACCGCACTGATGCTCAAGGCCGGTACTCAGGTCGTCGGCGGCGTCAACGCCCGCAAGGCCGGAACCACCGTGTCCCACGTGGATAAGAGCGGCCAAAGTGTCGACTTACCCGTGTTCGGCAGTGTCGCCGAGGCCATCAAGGAGACCGGCGCCGACGTGTCGATCGCCTTCGTGCCGCCGGCCTTCTCCAAGGACGCGATCATCGAGGCCATCGACGCCGAGATCCCGCTGCTGGTCGTCATCACCGAGGGAATTCCGGTGCAGGACAGCGCATACGCCTGGGCCTACAACGTCGAGAAGGGCAACAAGACCCGCATCATCGGGCCGAACTGCCCCGGCATCATCACCCCCGGTGAGGCGCTGGTGGGTATCACCCCCAACAACATCACCGGCACCGGTCCGGTCGGTCTGGTGTCCAAGTCCGGCACTCTGACCTACCAGATGATGTACGAGCTGCGCGATTTCGGCTTCTCGACCGCCATCGGTATCGGCGGCGACCCGGTCATCGGCACCACCCACATCGACGCCATCGAGGCGTTCGAGAAGGACCCGGAGACCAAGATCATCGTCATGATCGGTGAGATCGGTGGCGACGCCGAGGAGCGTGCGGCCGACTACATCAAGGCCAACGTGTCCAAGCCCGTCGTCGGCTACGTCGCCGGCTTCACCGCTCCCGAGGGCAAGACCATGGGCCACGCCGGTGCCATCGTGTCCGGCAGCTCGGGTACCGCTCAGGCCAAGAAGGAGGCCCTCGAGGCCGCCGGCGTGAAGGTCGGCAAGACGCCGTCCGAGACCGCCAAGCTGGCCCGCGAGATCCTGCAGAGCCTGTAA
- a CDS encoding helix-turn-helix domain-containing protein, whose translation MASLVRALRRERGLTLEELGGRTGLTKSYLSKVEREHSTPSVSVAMRIAAALDVDVSRLFTNDAHESRVVVDRGVDVGDDSRFHALSTEMLGKIMTPFLASPSTEFAEHKSSHEGQEFVFVHRGSIELQCEDVSYVLDEGDSAYLDATRTHRIRRTSRTPALVIIVAAT comes from the coding sequence ATGGCATCGCTGGTACGTGCGCTGCGCCGGGAGCGCGGCCTGACTCTGGAGGAACTGGGTGGTCGCACCGGCCTGACCAAGAGCTATCTCTCGAAGGTCGAGCGTGAACACAGCACACCATCCGTGTCCGTCGCGATGCGCATCGCCGCGGCCCTCGACGTCGATGTCAGTCGGCTCTTCACCAACGACGCCCACGAATCCCGGGTAGTGGTGGATCGCGGTGTGGATGTAGGCGATGACAGTAGGTTTCACGCGCTGAGCACCGAGATGCTCGGCAAGATCATGACGCCGTTTCTGGCCAGTCCCTCCACGGAATTCGCGGAACACAAGTCCTCGCATGAGGGGCAGGAATTCGTTTTTGTGCACCGCGGATCGATCGAATTGCAGTGCGAGGATGTAAGTTACGTCCTCGACGAAGGCGATAGCGCCTACCTGGACGCCACCCGCACGCACCGGATACGCCGGACCTCGCGGACCCCGGCGCTGGTGATCATCGTCGCCGCGACCTAG
- a CDS encoding aldolase, with product MASTLHDTKSELMDRAERSMQTHFSDSQWTTRQKVALTCRALFDRGHDSGLAGQITARAEEPGTFYTQRLGLGFDEITEENLLLVDEDLNVLEGSGMANPANRFHSWIYRARPDVQCIVHTHPFHVAALSMLETPLIVSQMDIAPLYDDCAFLPDWPGVPVGNEEGEIISAALGDKKAILLAHHGHVVAGASVEESCSLAVLIERGAKLQLAAMAAGTIAPLPDRLAREAHDWTLTPKRSTANFAYYARTALANHPETLTSPTTQGNSQ from the coding sequence ATGGCCAGCACCCTTCACGACACCAAATCCGAACTGATGGATCGTGCCGAACGCAGCATGCAGACCCACTTCTCCGACTCGCAATGGACTACCCGCCAGAAGGTGGCGCTGACATGCCGAGCGCTCTTCGACCGCGGCCACGATTCCGGCCTCGCCGGACAAATCACCGCGCGTGCCGAGGAGCCCGGCACCTTTTACACCCAGCGACTGGGCCTGGGATTCGACGAGATCACCGAGGAGAACCTGCTTCTCGTCGACGAGGACCTCAATGTTCTCGAAGGCTCCGGAATGGCGAACCCCGCCAATCGCTTCCACAGCTGGATCTACCGGGCTCGCCCGGATGTGCAATGCATCGTGCACACCCATCCGTTCCACGTCGCCGCACTGTCCATGCTGGAGACGCCGCTGATCGTGTCGCAGATGGACATCGCGCCGCTATACGACGACTGCGCCTTCCTGCCGGACTGGCCCGGCGTTCCCGTCGGCAACGAGGAGGGCGAAATCATCTCCGCCGCGCTCGGAGACAAGAAGGCGATCCTGCTCGCCCACCACGGTCATGTCGTCGCCGGCGCTTCCGTCGAAGAGTCCTGCTCGCTGGCGGTGTTGATAGAGAGGGGCGCCAAGCTGCAACTGGCCGCGATGGCGGCGGGAACCATCGCGCCCCTGCCCGACCGGCTGGCCCGTGAGGCCCATGACTGGACCCTCACCCCCAAACGCAGCACCGCCAACTTCGCCTACTACGCCCGCACCGCGCTGGCCAATCACCCTGAGACCCTCACCAGCCCAACCACACAAGGGAATTCCCAATGA
- a CDS encoding STM3941 family protein produces MGKLEGSADTGGELTIPLSKGKLGLIALGAIALVPLCLWVVLLDDASIVHRTLAGLGIPLFAVCGVFAVRKLFDTRPGLILGSEGFTDNASANPAGFVPWTDVTDFHVVTIKRQRCLTVVVRNPEEYINRGGALRRYLNRANTRMVGSPIVISANSLKICFEDLVAAFETNRPNFA; encoded by the coding sequence ATGGGTAAATTGGAGGGGTCCGCCGATACCGGCGGTGAGCTGACCATCCCACTGAGCAAAGGAAAGCTGGGACTGATCGCACTTGGCGCGATCGCATTGGTTCCGCTGTGCCTCTGGGTGGTGTTACTCGACGATGCCAGCATCGTTCATCGCACACTCGCGGGTCTCGGCATTCCGCTCTTTGCGGTATGCGGCGTGTTCGCGGTGCGGAAACTCTTCGACACCAGACCGGGACTCATCCTGGGCAGCGAGGGATTCACCGACAACGCGAGCGCCAACCCCGCGGGGTTCGTCCCCTGGACCGATGTCACGGACTTCCATGTCGTCACCATCAAGAGGCAGCGCTGCCTGACGGTGGTGGTCAGGAACCCCGAGGAGTACATCAATCGGGGCGGCGCACTGCGACGGTATTTGAACCGCGCCAACACGCGCATGGTCGGCAGCCCCATCGTGATATCCGCGAATTCCCTGAAGATCTGCTTCGAGGATCTTGTCGCTGCGTTCGAGACGAACCGCCCGAATTTCGCCTAA
- a CDS encoding M23 family metallopeptidase yields the protein MTQHRAIRTRGGRSAEPSENEITNIVPIDEFGLSDALDRPALEDYDVYEDAPEEGAETPHQTALDQLEQDWEEDTDEADRIRASIEATADWFAASAARTRDPRDTPTDKLPRISSGGVHRRREIGQVGKTRLALVAMAAGAAAAAGYSALSEHDAATAADHHGLALGTSTTAMAAHGPQLISAPLATDASVTDEQLAKATAFATERADREKRLLAPRFVMPTNGTFTSGFGYRWGALHGGIDIANSIGTPIVAAADGVVIATGPTAGYGAWVKIRHSDGTVTLYGHINTWEVAVGQRVMAGDRIATIGNRGNSTGPHLHFEVLLGGSQRIDPQGWLANKGITFTRFGD from the coding sequence TTGACACAGCATCGAGCGATACGCACGCGTGGTGGTCGGAGCGCGGAACCAAGCGAGAATGAGATCACCAACATCGTGCCGATCGATGAGTTCGGCCTGAGTGATGCGCTTGACCGCCCCGCACTTGAGGATTACGACGTCTACGAGGACGCCCCGGAAGAGGGCGCCGAGACGCCGCACCAGACAGCTCTGGACCAGCTTGAGCAGGACTGGGAAGAAGACACCGACGAAGCCGACCGGATTCGCGCCTCCATCGAGGCCACCGCGGACTGGTTCGCCGCTTCCGCCGCGCGCACCAGGGACCCGCGCGACACCCCCACCGACAAGCTGCCCCGGATCAGCAGCGGCGGGGTGCACCGTCGCCGCGAGATTGGCCAGGTAGGCAAGACCCGCCTCGCGCTGGTGGCCATGGCTGCCGGCGCCGCGGCCGCCGCCGGATACAGCGCGCTCAGCGAGCACGATGCCGCGACGGCCGCCGACCATCACGGTCTTGCGCTGGGTACCTCCACCACAGCGATGGCCGCCCACGGCCCGCAGTTGATCTCCGCCCCACTGGCGACCGACGCCTCGGTCACCGACGAGCAGCTGGCGAAGGCCACCGCATTCGCGACCGAACGTGCCGACCGTGAGAAGCGGCTGCTGGCTCCGCGCTTCGTGATGCCCACCAACGGCACCTTCACCTCGGGCTTCGGCTACCGCTGGGGCGCCCTGCACGGCGGCATCGACATCGCCAACAGCATCGGCACCCCGATCGTGGCCGCGGCCGACGGTGTCGTCATCGCGACGGGCCCGACTGCCGGCTACGGCGCCTGGGTCAAGATCCGCCACTCGGACGGCACCGTGACGCTGTACGGCCACATCAACACCTGGGAAGTCGCAGTGGGTCAGCGTGTGATGGCCGGCGACCGCATCGCCACCATCGGCAACCGCGGCAACTCCACAGGCCCGCACCTGCACTTCGAGGTGCTGCTGGGCGGTTCGCAGCGCATCGACCCGCAGGGCTGGCTGGCCAACAAGGGCATCACCTTCACCCGCTTCGGCGACTGA
- the sucC gene encoding ADP-forming succinate--CoA ligase subunit beta, with translation MDLFEYQAKELFAKHNVPTTPGRVTTTAEDAKAIAEEIGKPVMIKAQVKVGGRGKAGGVKYAATPDDAFTHAENILGLDIKGHVVKKILVAEASDIAEEYYISFLLDRANRTYLAMCSVEGGVEIEVTAEENPDALAKVPVDAVKGVDLALAREIAEKGKLPAEVLDSAAVTIQKLWEVFVGEDATLVEVNPLVRTPDNQILALDGKVTLDGNADFRQPGHAEFEDKDATDPLELKAKEHDLNYVKLDGQVGIIGNGAGLVMSTLDVVAYAGENHNGVKPANFLDIGGGASAEVMAAGLDVILGDSQVKSVFVNVFGGITACDAVANGIVGALKTLGDTASKPLVVRLDGNKVEEGRAILAEFNHPLVIQAETMDAGADKAAALAAASN, from the coding sequence ATGGATCTTTTCGAGTACCAGGCCAAGGAGCTGTTCGCTAAGCACAACGTGCCGACGACGCCGGGCCGGGTTACCACCACCGCCGAAGACGCCAAGGCGATTGCCGAAGAAATCGGCAAGCCGGTGATGATCAAGGCACAGGTCAAGGTTGGTGGACGTGGCAAGGCCGGTGGCGTGAAGTACGCCGCCACCCCCGACGATGCTTTTACACACGCAGAGAACATCCTGGGCCTGGACATCAAGGGCCATGTCGTCAAGAAGATCCTCGTCGCCGAGGCCAGCGATATCGCCGAGGAGTACTACATCTCCTTCCTGCTGGATCGCGCCAACCGCACCTACCTGGCCATGTGCTCGGTCGAGGGTGGCGTGGAGATCGAGGTGACCGCCGAGGAGAACCCCGACGCGCTGGCCAAGGTTCCCGTCGACGCCGTCAAGGGTGTCGACCTGGCGCTGGCTCGTGAGATCGCCGAGAAGGGCAAGTTGCCCGCCGAGGTGCTGGATTCCGCCGCGGTGACCATCCAGAAGCTGTGGGAGGTCTTCGTCGGCGAGGACGCCACCCTGGTTGAGGTCAACCCGCTGGTGCGTACCCCCGACAACCAGATCCTGGCCCTGGACGGCAAGGTGACCCTGGACGGCAACGCCGACTTCCGTCAGCCCGGCCACGCCGAGTTCGAGGACAAGGACGCCACCGATCCGCTGGAGCTCAAGGCCAAGGAGCACGACCTCAACTACGTGAAGCTCGACGGTCAGGTCGGCATCATCGGAAACGGTGCCGGTCTGGTCATGTCGACGCTGGACGTCGTCGCCTACGCCGGCGAGAACCACAACGGCGTGAAGCCCGCCAACTTCCTGGACATCGGTGGTGGCGCCTCGGCCGAGGTGATGGCTGCCGGACTGGACGTCATCCTGGGCGACTCTCAGGTCAAGAGCGTCTTCGTGAACGTCTTCGGCGGCATCACCGCGTGCGACGCGGTGGCCAACGGCATCGTCGGAGCTCTGAAGACCCTCGGTGACACGGCCAGCAAGCCGCTCGTTGTCCGTCTCGACGGCAACAAGGTCGAAGAGGGGCGGGCGATCCTGGCCGAGTTCAACCATCCGCTGGTCATCCAGGCCGAGACCATGGACGCCGGCGCCGACAAGGCGGCCGCCCTGGCGGCCGCATCCAACTAG
- a CDS encoding chorismate mutase — protein sequence MTTHMTEQAGQNDAEDSVLDIDQLRKEIDRLDAEILAAIKRRTEVSRQIGKARMASGGPRLVHSREMKVLERYSELGQEGHTLAMLLLRLGRGRLGH from the coding sequence ATGACTACCCACATGACCGAGCAGGCCGGCCAGAACGACGCCGAGGATTCCGTCCTCGACATCGACCAGCTGCGCAAGGAGATCGACCGCCTCGACGCGGAGATCCTGGCCGCGATCAAGCGCCGTACCGAGGTCTCCCGCCAGATCGGCAAGGCACGGATGGCCTCGGGCGGCCCTCGCCTGGTGCACAGCCGCGAGATGAAGGTGCTGGAACGCTACAGCGAACTCGGCCAGGAAGGTCATACTCTCGCCATGTTGCTGCTACGTCTGGGCCGCGGCAGATTGGGACACTGA
- the pgi gene encoding glucose-6-phosphate isomerase, which translates to MTLAAAWQALENHHKQIASTHLREFFAEDPARGSELTVTVGDLYIDYSKHRLNRETLSLLVDLAKAADLEGRRDAMFSGVHINTSEDRAVLHTALRLPRDAQLVVDGQDVVADVHQVLDAMGDFTDRLRSGEWTGATGKRITTVVNIGIGGSDLGPVMVYQALRHYADAGISARFVSNVDPADLVATLADLDPATTLFIVASKTFSTLETLTNATAARRWLIDGLGGAAGQDAVSKHFVAVSTNAKLVSEFGIDTANMFGFWDWVGGRYSVDSAIGLSVMAVIGRTAFAEFLAGFHTVDEHFRTAPLEENAPALLGLIGLWYSNFFGAQSRGVLPYSNDLSRFAAYLQQLTMESNGKSVKADGAPVTVDTGDIYWGEPGTNGQHAFYQLLHQGTRLIPADFIGFSEPTDDLPTADGTGSMHDLLMSNFFAQTQVLAFGKTAEEIAAEGTPENVVPHKVMPGNRPSTTILATKLTPSTVGQLIALYEHEVFTAGTVWGIDSFDQWGVELGKKQAIALLPVITEDASPGQQTDSSTDALVRYYRAARGRTR; encoded by the coding sequence ATGACACTCGCAGCGGCGTGGCAGGCACTGGAAAACCATCACAAGCAGATCGCCTCCACCCACCTTCGAGAGTTCTTCGCCGAAGATCCGGCCCGAGGCAGCGAGCTGACCGTCACGGTCGGCGACCTGTACATCGACTACAGCAAGCATCGCCTGAACCGTGAAACCCTTTCGCTGTTGGTCGATTTGGCCAAGGCGGCAGACCTGGAGGGCCGCCGGGACGCCATGTTCTCCGGGGTACACATCAATACCTCCGAGGACCGCGCGGTGCTGCACACCGCTCTGCGGCTGCCCCGCGACGCACAGCTGGTCGTCGACGGGCAGGACGTGGTCGCCGACGTACACCAAGTGCTCGATGCCATGGGCGACTTCACCGACCGGTTGCGCAGCGGCGAGTGGACCGGCGCCACCGGCAAGCGCATCACCACCGTGGTCAACATCGGGATCGGGGGCTCCGACCTCGGGCCGGTCATGGTCTACCAGGCGCTGCGCCACTACGCCGACGCCGGGATCTCGGCGCGATTCGTCTCCAACGTCGACCCCGCCGATTTGGTGGCCACGCTCGCCGATCTGGACCCGGCGACAACACTTTTCATCGTCGCCTCCAAGACATTCTCGACACTGGAGACGCTCACCAACGCGACGGCAGCGCGGCGCTGGCTCATCGACGGCCTGGGTGGCGCCGCCGGACAAGACGCGGTCTCCAAGCACTTTGTCGCGGTATCCACCAACGCGAAACTGGTCTCGGAGTTCGGAATCGACACCGCCAACATGTTCGGCTTCTGGGACTGGGTCGGCGGCCGCTACTCGGTGGACTCGGCGATCGGCCTGTCGGTGATGGCGGTCATCGGCCGCACGGCATTCGCGGAGTTCCTCGCCGGGTTCCACACCGTCGACGAGCACTTCCGCACCGCACCTCTGGAGGAGAACGCGCCGGCACTGCTCGGTCTGATCGGCCTGTGGTACTCGAATTTCTTTGGCGCACAATCGCGTGGAGTGCTCCCGTACTCCAACGACCTCTCCCGGTTCGCCGCCTACCTGCAGCAGCTGACGATGGAATCCAATGGCAAGTCGGTGAAGGCCGATGGCGCACCGGTGACGGTGGACACCGGCGACATCTACTGGGGCGAACCGGGCACCAATGGCCAACACGCCTTCTACCAGCTGCTGCACCAGGGCACCCGGTTGATCCCGGCGGACTTCATCGGCTTCAGCGAGCCCACCGACGATCTACCCACCGCGGACGGTACCGGCAGCATGCACGATCTGCTGATGAGCAATTTCTTCGCGCAGACACAGGTGCTGGCCTTCGGCAAGACGGCCGAGGAAATCGCCGCCGAAGGCACACCCGAGAACGTGGTTCCGCACAAGGTCATGCCCGGAAACCGCCCCAGCACAACGATCCTCGCCACCAAGCTGACACCGTCGACGGTCGGACAACTGATCGCGCTCTACGAGCACGAGGTGTTCACCGCGGGCACCGTCTGGGGCATCGATTCCTTTGACCAGTGGGGAGTCGAGCTGGGCAAGAAACAGGCCATCGCGCTGCTGCCGGTCATCACCGAGGACGCCTCACCCGGGCAGCAGACCGACAGCTCCACCGATGCGCTGGTGCGCTACTACCGCGCGGCGCGCGGACGCACGCGCTAG
- the pcrA gene encoding DNA helicase PcrA, producing the protein MLDGLNPQQRAAVAHQGSPLLIVAGAGSGKTAVLTRRIAYLLAERDVSPGQILAITFTNKAAAEMRERVAAIVANRVQSMWVSTFHSSCVRILRNQAALLPGLNSNFSIYDSDDSRRLLQMIGRDMGLDIKRYSPRLLATAISNLKNELISPEQAVANLTADDDAGELRRIVADVYGEYQRRLRAANALDFDDLIGETVAVLQQFPQIAQFYRRKFRHILVDEYQDTNHAQYVLVRELTGAHTQDEDGPEPAELCVVGDADQSIYAFRGATIRNIEEFERDYPNAKTILLEQNYRSTQNILSAANSVIAKNSNRREKRLWTDSGEGELIVGYVADNEHDEASFIAREIDGLFDRNDANYGDVAVFYRTNNNSRSLEEIFIRTGIPYKVVGGVRFYERKEIRDIVAYLRVLTNPGDAVSLRRILNTPRRGIGDRAEACVAVHAETAGIGFGEALADAAAGKVAMLNSRSEKAIAAFMELLDQIRATLRTDPGALPDIGDVVEAVLNHTGYRYELENSSDPQELARLDNLNELVSVAHEFSADAANAQAAGSDLPVDDEDVGAPPGSLEAFLERVSLVADADELPESTAGVVTMMTLHTAKGLEFPVVFVTGWEDGMFPHMRALGDPVELAEERRLAYVGITRARQRLYLSRAKVRSSWGQPMMNPESRFLQEIPQELIDWRRTDPLPGRIATGAGSYGGGGYGAGGSRGAGGSMGAPSKKRTKPLLVLEPGDRVSHDKYGLGRVMEVTGVGESATSLIDFGSDGRVKLMHNFAPVQKL; encoded by the coding sequence TTGCTCGACGGCCTGAATCCCCAGCAGCGGGCCGCCGTCGCCCATCAGGGCTCGCCGCTGCTCATCGTGGCCGGTGCAGGGTCAGGCAAGACTGCGGTGCTGACCCGCCGCATCGCCTATCTGCTGGCCGAGCGGGACGTCAGCCCCGGCCAGATCCTGGCCATCACCTTCACCAACAAGGCCGCCGCCGAGATGCGTGAGCGTGTCGCCGCAATCGTTGCCAACCGTGTGCAGTCCATGTGGGTGTCGACGTTTCACTCCAGCTGCGTGCGAATCCTGAGGAATCAGGCCGCCCTGCTGCCCGGACTGAACTCCAACTTCTCGATTTACGACTCCGATGACTCGCGGCGCCTGTTGCAGATGATCGGCCGCGACATGGGCCTGGACATCAAGCGCTACTCGCCGCGGCTGCTGGCCACGGCGATCTCCAACTTGAAGAACGAGCTCATCTCACCCGAGCAGGCGGTGGCCAACCTGACCGCCGACGATGACGCCGGAGAGCTGCGTCGCATCGTGGCCGACGTGTACGGGGAGTACCAGCGGCGCCTGCGCGCCGCCAACGCCCTGGACTTCGATGACCTGATCGGCGAGACCGTGGCCGTGCTGCAACAGTTCCCGCAGATCGCGCAGTTTTACCGCCGCAAGTTCCGGCACATTCTGGTGGACGAGTACCAGGACACCAACCACGCCCAATACGTGTTGGTGCGCGAGCTCACCGGAGCGCACACTCAGGACGAGGACGGGCCGGAGCCTGCCGAGCTGTGTGTGGTGGGTGACGCCGACCAGTCCATCTACGCGTTCCGTGGCGCCACCATCCGCAACATCGAGGAATTCGAGCGCGACTACCCGAACGCGAAAACAATTCTGCTGGAACAGAACTATCGATCCACGCAGAACATATTGAGCGCCGCCAACTCGGTGATCGCCAAGAACTCGAATCGCCGGGAAAAGCGGCTGTGGACCGATTCCGGCGAGGGCGAGCTGATCGTGGGTTACGTCGCGGACAACGAGCACGACGAGGCGTCCTTCATCGCCCGCGAGATAGACGGACTCTTCGATCGCAATGACGCCAACTACGGCGACGTGGCGGTGTTCTATCGCACCAACAACAATTCCCGGTCGTTGGAAGAAATCTTCATCCGTACCGGTATCCCGTACAAGGTGGTCGGGGGAGTGCGCTTCTACGAGCGCAAGGAGATTCGCGACATCGTCGCCTACCTGCGGGTGCTGACCAACCCGGGTGACGCGGTGAGCCTGCGACGGATCCTCAACACCCCGCGCCGCGGCATCGGGGACCGTGCCGAGGCGTGTGTTGCCGTGCACGCCGAGACCGCCGGCATCGGTTTCGGGGAAGCGCTGGCCGATGCCGCCGCCGGCAAGGTCGCGATGTTGAACTCTCGCTCCGAGAAGGCGATTGCCGCCTTCATGGAACTTCTGGACCAGATCCGTGCCACCCTGCGCACCGACCCGGGAGCGCTACCCGATATCGGTGACGTGGTGGAGGCGGTGCTCAATCACACCGGGTACCGGTACGAGCTGGAGAACAGCAGCGATCCGCAGGAGCTGGCCCGGCTCGACAACCTCAACGAATTGGTCAGCGTCGCACATGAATTCAGTGCGGATGCGGCCAACGCGCAGGCGGCAGGCTCGGACCTGCCGGTCGACGACGAGGATGTCGGTGCGCCCCCGGGAAGCCTTGAGGCCTTCCTGGAGCGGGTGTCGTTGGTTGCCGATGCCGACGAGCTGCCGGAATCCACTGCCGGTGTGGTCACCATGATGACGCTGCACACCGCCAAGGGGCTCGAGTTCCCGGTGGTCTTCGTGACCGGCTGGGAAGACGGCATGTTCCCGCACATGCGGGCGCTGGGTGATCCGGTGGAGCTGGCCGAGGAGCGACGGCTGGCCTACGTCGGGATCACCCGGGCTCGTCAGCGCCTGTACCTGAGCCGGGCCAAGGTGCGCTCGTCGTGGGGGCAGCCCATGATGAACCCGGAATCGCGCTTCCTGCAAGAGATTCCGCAAGAGCTGATCGACTGGCGGCGCACCGATCCGCTGCCGGGACGTATCGCGACCGGTGCCGGAAGCTACGGCGGCGGGGGCTATGGAGCCGGCGGATCGCGAGGGGCTGGCGGCTCGATGGGTGCGCCGTCCAAGAAGCGGACCAAGCCGCTGCTGGTGCTGGAGCCCGGCGACCGGGTGAGCCACGACAAGTACGGGCTGGGGCGCGTCATGGAGGTGACCGGTGTCGGTGAGAGCGCCACGTCGCTCATCGACTTCGGTAGCGATGGCCGCGTGAAGCTGATGCACAACTTCGCGCCGGTGCAAAAGCTCTGA